The sequence CGCCCATCCCCAGCGCGGCGGTCAGGTCGCCGCCGGCGGCGCAGTCGTCGGTCCGCACGCCGCTGGTCCCGCCCGGCCGCCACGCGGTGGTGGGCAGCGGCTGGCCCTGCGGCCCCCGGCAGGACCACACGGTGTAGAAGGGGCTGTTCGTCGACGCGGACGCGGGCGCGGGCAGCAGCGCGGCGAGGGCGAGCAGGACGGGCAGGACGAGCGCGGCTGGTCGGGACCGGGGCATGCCCCGAGTCCACCACGGCCGCCGCGCCGTTCCGAGCGGTCTGGACGGCGACGGACGCCCGAACCGCGATCCTGGACGATCGGGCGAGGCGTCGCCCTGGACGTCCTTCCGCTCAAGACCTGGGCGCTCCGGCCGAAGGGCGGCGTCCGCCGCGGAGCCGCGGGGGGGGCGTTCGGCGGGCTCGGCCGACAGGCGGACGAACGGCCGCGCGCGGCGGCCGCCGACCCGCCGAGGCCCATGCTCCCGTCCGACCGCCCTGCCCCCTGCCGCCCCGCGACCGCCCCGGGGGTCCGCGCATGAGCTGGCTCGCCTGGCTGGCGCTCGGCCTGACGCTGTGGGCGGCGGTGAACGGGGCCGTCGTGGTGGTCGCCGTGCGCGTCGGGCGCCGGCGCCGCGCGGCCCGGTCGCCGCGGCGCGAGCGCGACGACCGCGCGGGCGGGGCCGCGGTCGCGGGCTAGCCGCGCCCCGGAGCGCTCCCGCCCGCCCCCCGCGGGCGGGCGTCGGGGCGCCCGTCCGCGGCGGCCGGAGCCGGTCACGGCCGCCCGTCGAGCCCGTCGACCTCGGCCGCCGTCGGGATCGGGCCGCCGCCGTCGGGGATGAGCCGGCCCTGATCGCGCCAGCGCACCGCGGCGTCGAACCCGTGCTGCTGCGCGAAGTCGACGAACCAGCGGCCCTCGGGCGAGTGCCGCGTGACGCCGTCGAAGAACGTCGCGAGCGTCTGCGTGCTCTGCAGGCCCATGTTGTCGAGCGCCTGGTTGACCATGAGCTTCTGCATCGCGAGCTGGTTGGTCGGCACGCTGGCCATGCGCCCCGCCAGGCGGTCGACGGCGGCGTCGAGCTCGTCCGCCGGGACCGCCTCGATCACGAGCCCCCAGTCGCGGGCCTGCCGGCCGTCGATCGTGTCGCCGGTCAGCAGCATCCGCTTGGCCCGCTCGGCGCCCAGGCGGTACACCCACATCGCGGTCGTCGGGCAGCCCCACACCCGGGCGGGCATGTAGCCGATGCGGGCGTCCTCGGCCATGACGACCAGGTCGCAGCAGAGCGCGATGTCGCTGCCGCCGGCGACGGCGTACCCGTGGACCTTGGCGATCGTCGGCTTGAGCGACCGCCACAGCGAGAAGAACGCGTCGGTGTTCGCCCGCATCTTGCGGTAGTCGCGGATCGGATCCCACACCGCGCCCTGGTGCTCCTCCCCGCCCTCGGCGTAGCGCTTCAGGTCGTAGCCGGCGCTGAACGCCCGCCCGGCCCCCTGCAGGACGATCACGCGCACGTCGTCGTCCTCGTTCGCGTGCGCGACGGCGGCGGCGAGCTCCCGGGCCATCTCCCCGGTGATCGCGTTGAGCCGCTCGGGCCGGTCGAGCGTGATGTAGGCGCGGCGGTCGCGGCGCTCGTAGCGGAGGGTCTCGGCGGTGAACGGCATGCGCGTCTCCTGTCGGGCCGCGGCGGGCGGCGGGGCTGGGCGGCCGCGACCGTTTCACAGTCCGCTTGGACTGTCAACGTCGGGACGGGCCGTCGGCCGCGGCGGGCGGGCCCGCTAACGTGCGGCCGTGATGGCGGGGACGGTCCGGACGGCGCAGCGCGAGCGCACCCACGCCCGGCTGCTGGACGCCGCGATCGCCTGCCTGCTGGAGGACGGCTACGCCGCGACGACGAACCAGCGCATCCAGGAGCGGGCCGGCGTCTCGCGCGGGGCGCTCCTGCACCACTTCCCGCGCAAGTCGGCGCTGCTCGTGGCCGCGGTCCACCGGGTCGCGGACGAGCAGCTCGCGCGCCTGGACGGCATCGGCGCGCCCCCGCCCGGGGCGCCCGGCGCCTTCCGCGCCACCGTCATGGCCGTGCAGCGGGCGATGAGCGGCCCCGCGTTCCTGGCCGCGATGGAGCTGTGGGCCGCCGCCCGCACCGACGAGGAGCTGCGGCAGACGCTGTTGCCGGCGGAGCGGCGCCTGGGCCACGCGCTCCGCGCGCTGCTGGCGCCGCACCTGGGCGGCGAGGACGCCGGCCTGGAGGTCGACGGCCTGCTCGCGCTCCTGCGCGGCCTCGCGCTCACGCAGACGCTCAGCCGCGACCCGGAGCGGGCCACGGCGGTCGTGGGCGCCTGGGTGGATCGCCTGGCGGCCGACGGCGGGGCCGCCGACCCCGGCCGAGCGGACCGGGACTGACGGCGCGTCCGCCCGACCCGCCGCACGGGCGCGCCGGGTCGGTGCGGCCGCGACCGGGGCGGCCCGCCGCTAGCCCTCGGGCTCGAGGCCGAACTCCGCCTGCGCGTCCGTGACCGGCCCCTCCGGCCGCGCGGACCCGCCCGCCGGGGCGGACGTGGACGTGGCCGGCGGGGCGGAGGCGGTCCCGCCCCCGGCGGCGGACGTGGACGTGACCGGCGGGGACGGGGCGGCCGGCGGGGACGCGGCTGCGGCGGGCGTCGTCGGTGCCGGCGACGACGCGGCGCTGCCGCCGGCACCGGCGGACGAGCCGCTCGGCGCCCCCGCGGCGGGGGCCGCGGACGCCCGGGCGGCCGCGGCGCGACGGCGGGCCGCCGCCCGGCGCGCCCGCTCGCGACGCGCGGCGCGCTGCGCCGCGGCCCGCCGCGCCCGCCGGCGCTCGGCGGCGACCGACGACGCGGACGACGACGGCGCGGAGGAGGACGCGGAGGACGCGGAGGACGCGGAGGAGGAGCCGGATCCGGCGGCGGAGGCCGAACCGGACGCGGAGGCGGCCCCGCCGGCCGATCCGCCGGTCGACGCGCCGCCGTCCCCGGATCCGCCCGCGGTCAGGGCGACCGCGCCGCCGGCCAGGGCCAGGCACGCCGCGATCGCGGCGGCGACGAGCACGCCCGTGCGGCGACCCTCGCGCGCCGCGCGCCGCGCGGCGGCGGTGCCGGACGGCGACGCCGTCCCGCCGTCGCTCTGCGCCCCCGCGGCCAGGCCGCCCACGCCCCCGGCGCCCACGCCGAGCGCGGCCCACGGCAGCGCGGTCGGCGGGACGAGCGCCGCGATGCCGCGCAGCTCGCGCACGAGGGCCCGGCAGGCCGCGCAGCCGCGCAGGTGGGCGAGGGCCAGCGGGTAGCGCTCGCCGTCGCGGTCGAGCACGTCCAGGGCGTACGCGGTGATCAGCGAGCGCTGCTCCTCGCACCAGCGGCCCGCGGCGACCTGGGCGGTGATCGCGGCGACGCTCTTGGAGACGCCGTCCATGATCTTCTCCATCCGCGACGCCGAGACGCCGAGGACGGCCGCGGCCTGCGGCCGGGTGTAGCCGTGCAGGTAGCAGAGGGCGGCGGCCTTGCGCTCCCGCTCGCCCAGCCGCAGGCGCAGGCCCTCCATCACCTCGCGCAGGCGGCGCGTGTCGTCCATCCGGTCGTCGACCGCGGGGCCGTCGTCGGCGAACTCGATCTCGGGCGCCACGTCGGCACGCCGGTCGGGGTGCAGCCGCCGGTACTCGTCGACCGACCGGTAGTAGGCCGCCTGGGTCAGGAAGCCCCCGAGGTTGTCGATCGCCTCGCCGCCGGCGAGCTTCGCGTGCAGCGTGTGCCACGCCTGGTTGTAGGCCGCGTCCAGATCCGCGTCGTCCAGCTCGACGCCGGTGCGGCGCAGCTTCGACCGCAGCGACGCCAGCGTCTTCGGCCGCAGCCGCTCGTACTCCTCGGCGATCGCCCGGTCGGCGCGCAGGCGGGCGCGCCGCGACGCGCGGCCGACCTCGGGCGCCTCGCGCAGCCCGGCGCCGCGGGCCCCGGCCGTCACGGCAGCACCCGCACGATCCGCCGGGCGCTGACGGTGCGCCGCCACGGGCGCTGCCGCGACGCGGCGGCGACCAGGCGGAAGCGGTACTCGGCGCGGCGGCGCGTGTTCGTGAAGCGGTACTTCCACACGACCGTGCCGCGGCTCGTCGTCTCGACGGTGCCGACCGTGCTCCAGCGGCCACGGACGATCGCCTGCACGTCGACCGGGATCCCGGCCCCGCCGGCGCCGGTGACCCGGCCGCGGAAGGTGGCGACGCGGCCGTTGCGGACCGCGCGCGACGGGACGGTCAGGCGCAGGCCGAGGCGGGCGACGAGCTCGGTCTCCTCGGCCGCGCCGGTGACGCCGTCGTCGGCGGGCGTGACGCGCAGGATCCGCGACTCGCGGGTGCGCGGCAGGGTGAAGCGGCCGGAGGACGACGTCCGCACCCGCGCCACGCGGGTGCCGCGCGCGACGGGGTCGCCGAACGGCCGGGCGCGCACCTCGAGCGTGACGCCCGCCGCGGGGGTGCCGTCGGCCCAGCGCGCGACGCCGCGGGTGCGGGACCGCTCGGGCAGCGTGATCCGCTCGGGCAGGCGCAGCACCACGCGCCGGGCCGGCTCGGGCGTCGGCGTGGGGACGACGGGCGGCGGGTTCGGGACGGGCGCGGCGACGACGAACGACGTGGGCGCGCCGTCCGTGGCGTTGCCCGCCGGGTCGATCGCCCGGGCGACGAGCTGGTGCGGGCCGGGCGCGAGCGCGGCCGTGTCGACGACGAGGCTGCGCTCGGTGGCCAGCGGGCACGGCGCCGCGGCGGCGTACGGCGGCACGCAGGCGCCGCCGCTGTCGGCGGCGGCGACCAGCCGGCCGTCGACGCGGGCCTCGACGCGGGCGACGCCGCCGCCGACGTCCGACGCCGGCACCGCGACGACCTGACGGCCGGTGACGGGGCCGTCCAGCAGCGGGCCGCCGAGGACCCCGACCGTGGGCGCCTCGTCGTCGCGCACGTCGACGGCGCTGCGGTACAGGTCGACCGTCCCCGCCGGGTCCTGGGTGGCGGAGCACCCGGCCGGCGTGGCGCAGCGGACCGCGATCGCCAGCCCGCGCAGCGTCGTGCCGTCCTGCGTCAGGTTCGCCGGGTCGTCCGGCGCGCCGGGGACGCCCCACGTGCAGCCCGCCGGCGCCGCGAGGCAGCCCGTGCGGAAGCCGTGGACGCCCAGGCCGTCCGTCTCGGAGAGCCCGGCGGCGTACGAGGACTGGTCGGCCGGCAGCGGCGTGGGCGTCGTCGGCGCGACCGTGGCCGCCATCCAGGCGCGGTAGCCCGCGATCGTGGCGCCGGGCGGCAGCACGAACCCGAACCCGCTGATGGCGTCCCCGTCGGCGTCGGCCTGCCCGAGGGTGGCGCGCAGCGCGCCGCCGGCGGCGCAGTCGTCGGCCGTCGTGCCCGCGGTGCCGCCGGCCTGCCAGGCGACGGTCGGCGCGGGCGCGCCCTCGGGGCCGCGGCACGACCACACGGTGAACGTGCCGGCGTCGGCGTCGGCGGCCGGAACGAGCGCCGCCAGGGTCAGCGGCAGCAGGCCGGCGAGCAGGAGTCGGCGGAGGACGGTCATGCGGGGCGCTCCACGCGGACGCCGCGGACGGCGGTGGCGGCGACGCGGCCGGGGGCGGTCGCCCGCGCTCGCACGCGCAGCGTCGCCGGTGCGCGGCGCTCCAGCCGGACGGCGAAGGTCCGCCGGCGGGCGGCGCGCGGGCCGAGCGCGGCCACCGGGACGCACGGTCGGGCGCCGGCGGCGAGCCGCACGCCCCGGGGCAGGACGACGCAGATCCGGGCGCCGCGGACGGTGGCGGCCGTGCGGTTGGTCACCCGCACGGCCAGCCGGGCCCGGCCGCCCGCGCGCACGCGCGCCGGGGCGGCGACGGCGACCCGCAGCGGACGGCGGTCGGCGGTGCGCGCGACGGGCGGCTCCGGGACCGGCGCCGCCGGCCGCGTCCGTGCGGCCGAGCCGACGGCGTCGGTGGCCGCCGGCGGTCCGGCGGGATCCGGGGCCGGCGCCGGGTCGACGGCGCGCAGCGTCGCGTCCGCGGCCGGCGCGTGCAGGCCGTCGACGGTGGCGTCCGCGGCCCGCACGACGAACGTGCCGGCCCGTGCCGGCACGACGGGCACCCGCACGCTGCAGGCGACGTCGCCGGCGCCGGTGGCGCCCGTCACGGACACGCGCGACGGGCTGTCGGCGCGCACCGTGGCGCCCGCGCAGTCCGTGCGCAGCGGCTGCGAGGCGACGGTCAGGCCC comes from Patulibacter sp. SYSU D01012 and encodes:
- a CDS encoding crotonase/enoyl-CoA hydratase family protein produces the protein MPFTAETLRYERRDRRAYITLDRPERLNAITGEMARELAAAVAHANEDDDVRVIVLQGAGRAFSAGYDLKRYAEGGEEHQGAVWDPIRDYRKMRANTDAFFSLWRSLKPTIAKVHGYAVAGGSDIALCCDLVVMAEDARIGYMPARVWGCPTTAMWVYRLGAERAKRMLLTGDTIDGRQARDWGLVIEAVPADELDAAVDRLAGRMASVPTNQLAMQKLMVNQALDNMGLQSTQTLATFFDGVTRHSPEGRWFVDFAQQHGFDAAVRWRDQGRLIPDGGGPIPTAAEVDGLDGRP
- a CDS encoding sigma-70 family RNA polymerase sigma factor; translation: MTAGARGAGLREAPEVGRASRRARLRADRAIAEEYERLRPKTLASLRSKLRRTGVELDDADLDAAYNQAWHTLHAKLAGGEAIDNLGGFLTQAAYYRSVDEYRRLHPDRRADVAPEIEFADDGPAVDDRMDDTRRLREVMEGLRLRLGERERKAAALCYLHGYTRPQAAAVLGVSASRMEKIMDGVSKSVAAITAQVAAGRWCEEQRSLITAYALDVLDRDGERYPLALAHLRGCAACRALVRELRGIAALVPPTALPWAALGVGAGGVGGLAAGAQSDGGTASPSGTAAARRAAREGRRTGVLVAAAIAACLALAGGAVALTAGGSGDGGASTGGSAGGAASASGSASAAGSGSSSASSASSASSSAPSSSASSVAAERRRARRAAAQRAARRERARRAAARRRAAAARASAAPAAGAPSGSSAGAGGSAASSPAPTTPAAAASPPAAPSPPVTSTSAAGGGTASAPPATSTSAPAGGSARPEGPVTDAQAEFGLEPEG
- a CDS encoding TetR/AcrR family transcriptional regulator, whose protein sequence is MAGTVRTAQRERTHARLLDAAIACLLEDGYAATTNQRIQERAGVSRGALLHHFPRKSALLVAAVHRVADEQLARLDGIGAPPPGAPGAFRATVMAVQRAMSGPAFLAAMELWAAARTDEELRQTLLPAERRLGHALRALLAPHLGGEDAGLEVDGLLALLRGLALTQTLSRDPERATAVVGAWVDRLAADGGAADPGRADRD